CCAGGTGCCGACCAATGACGCCTGGTGCCGGGACCACGGCGCCATCTTCGTGCGCGACGGCAAGGGCCGGCTGGCGGCGGTGGATTGCGGCTTCAACGCCTGGGGCGGCAAGTATCCGCCGTGGGACCGCGATGACGCCGTGGCGGCGCGCATGGCCGAGATCCTCGAACTGCCGCGCTTCGAGGGCGGCATGATCCTCGAGGGGGGTTCCATCGATGTGAACGGCGGCGGTGCGCTGCTGACCACCGAGCAGTGCCTGCTGAACCCCAATCGCAACCCCGGCCTGTCGCGCGCCGACATCGAGGAACGCCTGCAGCTGCTGTTCGGCGTGCGGCAGGTGCTGTGGCTGGGCGACGGCATCATCGGCGACGACACCGACGGCCACGTCGACGACATCACGCGCTTCGTGGGGCACGACCGGGTGATCACCGTGGTCGAGCCGGACCCCGCCGATCCCAACCACGCCCCGCTGGCGGATAACCTGGAGCGCCTGCGCAGCATGCGCCTGGCCGACGGCCGGCCGCTCAGGATCATCGAGCTGCCCATGCCCGAGCCGGTGGAACTGGACGGCGCGCGCCTGCCGGCGAGCTACGGCAACTTCTACATCGGCAACGAAGTGGTGTTGATGCCGGCCTTCGACCAGCCGCGCGACGAGGTCGCGGCGCGTATCCTCGCGCGTTGCCTGCCCGGGCGGCGCGTCATTCCAATCCGCGCCAACGAACTGGTGGTCGGCCTCGGCGCCTTCCATTGCCTGACGCAGCAGGTGCCGGCCGCGGGCTGAGCCCGCGGCTTGCTGCGGCGGGCCGGCTGCCCTAACCTTGCGCACCTGTTTCGCACCCCCAGGCAGGAGGGCTCCGCATGTCCGATGCGCCCGTTTCCGCTTTCATCCGCCACCACTTCCGTCACTTCAACGGCGCCACCCTGGTGGACGCCGCGGACGCCTACAGCGCCCACCTCGCTGACGGCGGCGGCATGATGGTGACCCTGGCGGGCGCCATGAGTACCGCCGAACTCGGCCTGTCGCTGGCCGAGA
This window of the Thioalkalivibrio sp. XN279 genome carries:
- a CDS encoding agmatine/peptidylarginine deiminase — protein: MTMTRPAPAELGYAMPAEWAPHQATWISWPHNPETWPGCLPAAETAMVAAVKMLASGETVRINVLDPDHEAHVRGLLGSVADSPAVVFHQVPTNDAWCRDHGAIFVRDGKGRLAAVDCGFNAWGGKYPPWDRDDAVAARMAEILELPRFEGGMILEGGSIDVNGGGALLTTEQCLLNPNRNPGLSRADIEERLQLLFGVRQVLWLGDGIIGDDTDGHVDDITRFVGHDRVITVVEPDPADPNHAPLADNLERLRSMRLADGRPLRIIELPMPEPVELDGARLPASYGNFYIGNEVVLMPAFDQPRDEVAARILARCLPGRRVIPIRANELVVGLGAFHCLTQQVPAAG